A single region of the Streptomyces sp. NBC_00425 genome encodes:
- a CDS encoding chitinase produces the protein MRSLLMPTAGVACLVALTLAGCSANSGGTSDDAAPAATGRAGGRSAGGPPSTSGSPSASGSPTTGAGESAAGTAYAPYVSADEASANDAAGSPTTYNLAFVIADGRDCTPKWNGVGALGDKAVKSRVSALTKTGATVRVSFGGASGTELAAACDSASALAKAYGEALDAAGSTQADFDVEGDELTDSDSVALRSAAIAALQKERPDLEVTFTLPVMPSGLDSAGLALLASANKYDVQVSTVNLMTMNYGESYAGDMGGYAITSATAAQAQLKKVFGTDDSGAWRGMALTSMIGTNDVDNETFTLADAAQVRAFAEEKGIAWVSMWATFRDRQCEAGTATDDALTDCSGVAQEDGAFAEAFSR, from the coding sequence ATGAGGAGTCTCCTGATGCCGACGGCCGGGGTCGCCTGTCTGGTCGCCCTGACGTTGGCCGGATGCTCCGCGAATTCCGGCGGCACGTCGGACGACGCGGCGCCCGCGGCCACCGGCCGGGCCGGCGGAAGGTCCGCCGGCGGACCGCCGTCGACGAGCGGATCGCCGTCCGCGAGCGGCTCGCCGACGACGGGTGCCGGGGAGTCCGCTGCCGGCACCGCCTACGCGCCCTACGTGAGCGCGGACGAAGCCTCCGCCAACGACGCGGCCGGCTCGCCGACGACGTACAACCTGGCGTTCGTCATCGCCGACGGCCGTGACTGCACGCCGAAGTGGAACGGCGTCGGCGCGCTCGGGGACAAGGCGGTGAAGTCCCGCGTCTCCGCGCTGACGAAGACGGGCGCCACGGTGCGCGTCTCCTTCGGCGGAGCCTCCGGCACGGAACTGGCGGCCGCCTGCGACAGCGCGTCGGCGCTCGCGAAGGCGTACGGGGAGGCACTCGACGCGGCCGGCTCCACGCAGGCCGACTTCGACGTCGAGGGCGACGAACTGACCGACTCCGACTCGGTCGCCCTGCGCTCCGCGGCGATCGCGGCACTGCAGAAGGAGCGTCCGGACCTGGAGGTCACCTTCACGCTCCCGGTGATGCCCTCCGGGCTGGACTCCGCCGGCCTGGCGCTGCTGGCGTCGGCGAACAAATACGACGTCCAGGTCTCCACCGTCAACCTCATGACGATGAACTACGGCGAGTCGTACGCGGGTGACATGGGCGGATACGCGATCACCTCGGCGACGGCCGCGCAGGCGCAGCTGAAGAAGGTGTTCGGGACGGACGACTCCGGCGCGTGGAGGGGGATGGCACTGACGTCGATGATCGGCACGAACGACGTCGACAACGAGACGTTCACGCTCGCCGACGCGGCCCAGGTGCGGGCGTTCGCCGAGGAGAAGGGCATCGCCTGGGTGTCGATGTGGGCGACGTTCCGGGATCGGCAGTGCGAGGCCGGCACCGCCACGGACGACGCGTTGACCGACTGCAGTGGGGTCGCGCAGGAGGACGGGGCGTTCGCGGAGGCGTTCTCGCGGTGA